The sequence below is a genomic window from Mytilus edulis chromosome 2, xbMytEdul2.2, whole genome shotgun sequence.
TTGTACTTTAATTTATTCACAAATTGTCACTCTCGAGttttgaaagttttgaaaataaacagagCAAACTTTATGAAAACTTCATTTAAAGTTGAAACTTTTTCTtgtcatgccaagaaattgcctccgttggaATTCTGCAAATACCCATGGAGCAAATTACAtgaatgattaatattgaccatttggtatattgCCGTATTCTAaacgacacgtacatgaaggtcataaattaatttgttaaatGAACTTAAATCTTTAACTACTAATGGGTGCTGTAggaggtcgaccggaattttaagcgaggatttcttggcatgcaATTCTGCAAATACCCATGGAGCAAATTACAtgaatgattaatattgaccatttggtatattgCCGTATTCTAaacgacacgtacatgaaggtcataaattaatttgttaaatgaaattaaatttttcactactaatgggtgccgtaggaggtcgaccggaatttttagcgaggatttcttggcatgattttattttgccattttacaACCATTTTCCCAAAATGAAATGTAGTCATAAGTTCAATTATGAAAACAATCCAAACTTTCACTTTTCAATTAACATTCTATATGTTTtcttataaaaacacaaattcagtTCATTGTATCAATAATTCAATTAATTATGAATTCAGTAAAAAACGATTCTGGAAAATTATCAGgtgttgcttaacttttggcgaggtgtatataattgtctttttgttgttgggatgtacaagtacccagccacgtccacttgtatttttgtccatctgatgagttaagcctttttcaactgattttatagttcgttcttatgttgtattgttatagcactgtcccatgttaggggagggttgggattccggtaacatgtttaaccccgccacattatgtgtgtgtctgtcccaagtcaggaccctgtaattaagtggttttcgtttgtttatgtgttacacatttgtttttcgttcatgttttttacataaataaggccgttagtattcttgtttgaattgttttacattgtcatttcgaagccttttatagctgactatgcggtatgggctttgctctttatGGAAGACCGTACAATAACAAAGTTGTTAACtgctgtgtcatgttggtctcttgtggggattTTTcttcttggcaatcataccacatcttctttttttgatatttataattcATTGCAAATTTAATTACAATGTACTTGGCAAATCTATGTAGCAATATGTTGTTGCTTGTAAACTAAAAACTTTGTTCTTAACAAGTATTTCTGTACTGAAGTCGGTAGTACATAGTAAAGTTTTTTTGATGGAAAATTACGGTAATCGAAGTACTGCGATCACTTAAAACTGTTCCATTCGTCGGCGACATTCGAATTATAAATAAAGTCACAATTCCGATACACCTTCTTCAACTATtagaaattcataacagtgtggtcgacggaAAAACGTTAattagtaattgtactgaaaagtttacctATAACTTGTTCGTcgtgggcgatgattttatgctcactcagtctatcggaggccttcaagtggagatttaaataatcatttgttacacattttgatacataaaatgaaactttcttttcacaaatcatttaaggaatttattttaaataattgttataccatcacttacaacagtttcacttttaagaatattaatgtccagagctgatatcaataaataataataataataaaaaagtttattcatggtaaaaaaaaacaaaaaaacttttaagttaatggggacccgcgttatttcagaaaataccttattgattaagagaacaaaaacttcttCGTTGTGATTATTTAAGAATGGccttctatttattcaatgctaaccatgtgggctttgtttttttatatataccataaatcgattcgttcattcagatatttgtctgtttgccttggctcttcaagtccaatacacaacttctcacgaaattggtatttttcttacaaaaattacatccatgtgatgtattcttttcatggagaatgaatgttgcaccttattttattttttatcggtttttttgtgtgtatcattgacgtataagacaacctgaatcttctttaatcaaatttaaaatatacgagatggcaattatgacacaaaataactaaattaaacttacagcagaagaaagataatgaacatcgcttttatagtcttctaaatatcgaaGACACGTGCATCAtgggtctttttaaaaatgatgtaaatttataaaggaaacaacaacaaaaaatagttcgaatatttatattggaaaaagtaacggtgtgtaaattttaaattttggtcgcatttttaaaatcaataaatcttgtattcttgttggaagctgcactgtgtagtttatactcgttttttttaatgccacacaaatccaacacagacaaaaaaaatggtaggttcaagaaataattgatgcaaactatactttattgtagttttaacatgggtaggcattatattcgtgattatttttgccagagcgatatcgaaaaactaatataaaaagtgtcctagttcagtgaaaatgtacttcatacttatttccaaaacaaataaataaacaaacattaattaacatacaacactacCAAAGGCTCCTtatttgtatgattttgtaaaaaaatgcatctttttaaaatagtcgaaaacaaaattgtctgtccaatggaaaagtcgaagcccaaaaaagatgcattatagaaacatagaagctagttgcaaaagttgacgacaagatctattttataacttgagtatggcctaatactattaacctgaaataaatatatgtatagcaattcccttgatacgaaagatctacatgttgccttgggctttttttttttgctctttggttgggtttttgtctcaatgacaattcaattttcattcttatcatagatataactgcatgttaaaataagaatatgtagtgtgatagacaatcagacacattctttccagggaccaacaggcgttatcaagctataggtccccgtatggccttcgaccattagcaaaatacacactttatagaatgaaagctccaagaggtcttggcatgaaaaaaaaacaacataaaagatgagcgagaaaaaaaatagggataccgcatggaaattggaaaatggtccgcaacattaatttagtcaactcacttagttgaaattaaagacctggcgaattttagccttttgcaatggatgtgatgtatgtttcaaaaaaatcatggtttgttttgacatttttataaatcaagtcttggttttaaattatttgcaagtaagttttaagtcatgaacaaataatcactcacagaaagacgtcaaatccatcaacaaaagaaaaaaaattatagacgaccgacaacgcacagaatatcatgcatgtgttccggaccatatgagtatttggaccatacgcatatatcatgaccataagggtatactaatatggtccaaccatacacgtatggtccgaTCGTACGCGAATGACGGGTATGGTCAtgcgcgtatggtccaaatacgcTTAACgtccggaacatattttatttgcgatcacaaatgcacaaagacgtccatttctatgtaaattgggtcgatttttttatatagataagatgaatgcgtttctgttgctaagtgtttttcacaagtatagtagcagtatagcagaacggtttaagtttcctatatacaccaaatgatacattttgccaatacaataacgtaaatgcatgcaaatttcacaaggtttaatccaaatagctttcttactatccaataactttcaagtacgaaaaagacagggcagaagtatattttgtctttatgtttcgtatttgcacaacttttgaaagtggattatgcattcgttctaaaataaaattagaccagataaaagttaaaagattacataactcgacaatcgcaattgttaaatcGCTTTGACatccgaaaaagataatcaatcaatgCATGCATTGCAACTTTTAAAGCcagtaagtcattcttttttctgaaagaacatggctttgcgatatcttattatgaaaattgattgtcgaaacataacaaaaacacaagtaaaggacgtttaattaatcaatataaatcaaaacacaaattcctgattagtatttcgaattatattatataggcgttgagaacctttggtgaccccactgtttaaatgtttacattaaggacgtcgtgagcaatgggcgttatagacgaacgttcacctaatctgtcccagtcaatgggatattaaagtgcgccaatcaatgtccatagccacactgttatgaattctaTAAACGAATACTATGTCAAAGCAATAAATTGATGAAATCTATTTATCCTGTTTTTAAATGACTGATAAAATGCTTATTATAACGAAGTTATAGCTCACCTTCTTTACAAATGAAACCCCTCTTGAAGTTGCAATCTCCATtcattaaatcaaatttattttgatcAAATTTAACGTATTGACAATCTGATTTGGGTAacaatttttctgaaaaataatttaacaaattaataATATACCAAGATCAAAGTTCACAAGCCGACAAAAGTCAAACTTGGACATTTACGCAGAAGCCCACAAAGGCCTGCTCATAAGTGTATCTTAAGATTTCTTTTCCTCTGTTGAAGGTACGCTTAAGAATCAGGGTAAAAAACTAagagataaatatattataacactTTCCCATTTACGCAGAAGTCCTCAAAGGCCTGCTTATTAGTGTATCTTACGATTTCTTTTTCCTCTGTTGAAGGTACGCTTAAGAAttacatttaaaagaatttaGAGACAAACGACCTGAATGAAATGAGTTCTAAACGGGAGTTTCATGTGTTAAACTAAAGTGTGGCTTACCTTTTCTGTACACGATCATATGGCTTATACCACATTGTTCAAAGCTATTTCCAGGACAATTAACGGCATCACAATTTGCAGGAACACCAATTCCAGATAGGGAGTCATAACACAGGCACATGTCTGCCTGCAACATGcaaattaattttgatatataagcGGTTTATAAAAAAGTACACGTAAATAAGGTGCTAAAACGGTTTAAATTGTACAACTTTAAAGCAACAGCCATTActttcattgttttcattgaaCACTTTAACTAAAAGCACAAGCTGCTAATATGAGAGAAAAAAGGTTTTACATTGTAAGAAACTGTAGAAAATGTATTTGTTGGCTTAAATCGTTACATGACTGGTTTCTAAGCGTACATACAGAAACTAACACACAGACGCAGGATTCTCTGACAAAAAGAATAAACACTTTATAGCGAGTTCTGATTTTTCCATTGTTGGTCTATGAGTAATCACTTATGTTTTAACCTTTAAGTGTTATAATCTTTATTCActgatttgtatttaaaatttttaaatttaacaaaaaagacCTAGTATACATGGACATAAAGCATAGAGTACCTGAACTcctatatatgtaaatgtatcaGATTTACAAAACGTAGCACAGTTGGCTAAATGATTGTCTTGAAATTGCATTTTGTTGGCTGTCATCCTGTACACAAAACAGCCTGCAACAGATGGatcatatttaaaataaatcatacatcGATTAAAAATAAACTAACTCAAggtaaaacacaaaaatttagAGAATCGCATGAACTCAAAAACGAGCGAGACCTGGTGCATGGAAGGGTTAGTCGTCTCTTGTCATGCATACATCACTCCTTCAGCTAAATGTAGTCCACCTTCAATCAGATTAAAACTCATTGCAACAGTTTACTTAAGTATATGTACATGCATTATGTTATGACAATTTTAGGTTTACATCTGCACGTAAGATTTTCtcttgcattttttttgtttacagaaaACATAAAATGAGTAAATATAACTGTGTTCAGCAGCCATATAGTGTGCTAACTAAAACATAAGACGATTAAATCTACCAGTATTCTGTAGCCATTGTCTGTtaactaaccaaaacatgataagtCGAGTCTGCCTGTGTTCAGTTGCCATTTTCAGTTAACCAAAAAACAAGAGGGGTATACTTTTTTCGGTATAGCAATGCATGATGTGTTAATCAGTATACTTAGTATAAGTAGTATAAGAAGAGTAAACCTAGTATACTTGTTTTCAGTAGCCATGCCGTATCAcagttaaaaatacatatcatgaGTAAACCAACCTAATCTTTGTAGCCATGGTTTGTTAACCAATACATCTGTTAAAGAACAAGCTATGGAAGCCTCAATAAGTTCTTTGGAATAACCAAGTAATACAGCTCCATTCGTCTCACAATAAACTTCAGCATTATTCTTCGTGTCTGTTTTTTCATAAACTCGTACAGTTGAAAATGTTTCTACAAGAAAAGTAATGAAGCTGTAAAACTGTTGCAAGATTATACGAAAAAACACATCACAATTCTTACACACGATATGATATACAAATATAAGTGGCATATAAAGTGCTTAcgatattagatatttcggataacagatatccttcctcggtaatagcacgatgtcaattcaaattaagactctatccaaatcttcaaatttatacaatttaagcgaacgctggtacaattttaaaatttccaaacacggcacAAAGGCTACAAggatatgccaaaataaaaatagtaatttacgatgtgaactggcacaactctaaattcccAAAGGTGGTGACAGTTCAGTGAgatgttacagatcagctcaattatctatagtaaaggatcctacaaattaatgcaagatacagtcacagaaaataattatatttataagtacgtctgagtcagggacaactctacaacagatttatccatcggatcgccatcaatgatagcAAATTTACATTATATCTTTAATTGATTCCAAAAGATGCCGCTATAGCATCTAGTTGACTGAATAATTTAATATCTAATCCCATCCCACTTGATCCATATCAAGACTGGTTTGCAATTTCTACTAGtacaaaaagttattttttttgcattttctctgaaATTTGTGTACGCTGAAATAATCAGACGGGAAATTTCTAGGCTTGTAAGGGTCGGATTTCTGTagaatttctttttattatgttcTAAGTCTGTAACTTATTAAGTATTaggaaaatacatttttgttcttgttttgtcgTTCAGTAGAAAATACTCTGActcttaaaatattaaaaataacacaTATAACGCTTACCTTGTGGTACGAATAAAAGTAGAACCAATAATTTAATCATGATTAACAGTTTGAGTAACTTCCATAAACAGATTTAGTCTTTCataaaaactattataatttCACACATTTTACAATGTCCACAACTTGCACTAGTTAGGACCATCTTGCGCAATCGCCTTTTGGCTGTTTTGTTTGATCATTGTGTTGTGACAATATAATTGAGATGTTAtcaatttgaaagtatttttttgaGAGAGCAAGTTCATTATTAAATATGTCATAGATTATAACTATGCACTTAATTTAATTGATCAATTTACTTTATGTCACATTATACTTCTTGCATATAAATACTACTTATTCAGAAGAAAACTTTTAAGTGGTTTGAAGCTAGTTTTTCATTTATTAAAGATTTATCGTGACTCTCTTTAAACTCGTACAAGTTTTCTCCACATGAAAAATCTCAGGTCTTATCTTAAAAAGATTGGATAGATTAGATTAAAACTTGCGATGTCGTGCATTGTGACAAGAAAAGACAAGAAgagaacaacaacaacaataacatGAAATGTCTTAAAGGTATTTTTAATCAGATCCGGATATATAATAGGGCTAACCACAATATTCATTTgatctttaatatttattttagattCATGGGTTTATTTATACCCGTTGGTTTATCTTATTCCGTTTTAGAAATAAACCAGGATTCGTGAATGCCTAGTAGTTATTTCCGCTGTGCAGTTGGGTGATACTCCATTTTAAGTCGTATCCGATGACCTGTCACATGCATAAACATGACAAATAGTGGTAGGATTGGGAAACCTTACTTGACATACCAAATGAATGATACTAAGATTATTTTCATAACAGCGCGAACAATCGCGATACTTTTGTTGGTTATAATAATGAATGATTTACCCTTAACATGTTTCTCATCGGCTATCAATAATACTGATTTCACGCTCAGTTCCAATGGGGATTTTTAAAAGTAGAACAAAAGAGTATCGTACATTCAGATGCacgagaagaagaaaaaaaaagagagttTAAGTATTCAACATTTAACCAACACACAAGGTTTAGTCCTCTGCTAGTTaatcgtattttttttatttaggcgttaagaacctttgacaaccccacagtttaaatgtctataacaTATACAATATAACAAGCGGGTGTTACAGACTTATAAGTTAAACGTTCACCTAAACTGACCCAGTCAATTGATAATCTGATAATGGAGAATATTTACCTTTCAGCAAAACTATGTCTCATTTGTTCCTTCATGATTCCATTTTTGCCAATACTTTCAACCTTCAACTTTGACATACTTGCCACTGGGAACAAGgattttgaaaacaatataatacaCAATGCTTCATCAGTAGCTATAGTTCTCAAATATTATGTTAAATGCTtttcttgttctttttttttgtaaaatctttTCTGTATGTTATACCTATCTGCTGATTTAGATGAAACAAGGGGGATTAAGATCTGCAAAAACTATAACGTCAACCTCACTTGATCTACATGTGCTTGTCTCAAATATGAAATATCATCAGTTTTTGTCGTTTTTAAATGTTCTTCATTATTTGGAAAATTTGATGTTGAAGGCAgatctttgatttttttcagttaatCATAATTCACAGCTTTTTTAGATACTGGATTAAAAGAGCTTGGCATATTGTTCAAGCATTTGTTTTTCTTGAAGACTGAGTGTTGCTCTTTAGATGTACTTTGATTATTATTGTAAGGGTTTCTGTCTAATTGACGTTTATCCTTATAgttcttttattcatattaaatcCCGTATCTATTTGCTTACAACATACAAATGTACAAGATTAGGGATGTCAATATACAATGTTCTAAATATGTGATACATCATTTGTCTCATCGTAGTATATAATTGATTATTTCATATtagtattat
It includes:
- the LOC139510645 gene encoding uncharacterized protein — translated: MIKLLVLLLFVPQETFSTVRVYEKTDTKNNAEVYCETNGAVLLGYSKELIEASIACSLTDVLVNKPWLQRLGCFVYRMTANKMQFQDNHLANCATFCKSDTFTYIGVQADMCLCYDSLSGIGVPANCDAVNCPGNSFEQCGISHMIVYRKEKLLPKSDCQYVKFDQNKFDLMNGDCNFKRGFICKEDDGKELIECVGETSTYPTVQTSSIVKASTEGLSTASSSNLALILGISLVVLVVVVIVLVIICFRMRKVVL